One genomic region from Argentina anserina chromosome 2, drPotAnse1.1, whole genome shotgun sequence encodes:
- the LOC126783432 gene encoding oleoyl-acyl carrier protein thioesterase 1, chloroplastic-like — protein sequence MMKLSCNAVDQIHGGAQCRFLGPHKTYCAAPRRKVSILPWGSGKKRRAEIVAVVSDRGAVPGRVEPMTLADRLRQGSLAEDGKSYRECFIVRSYEVGMNKTATVETIANLLQEVGCNHAQVVGFSTDGFATTTTMRKLHLIWVTARMHIEVYKYPAWSDVVEIETWCQGEGRIGTRRDWILKDYATGQVIGRATSKWVMMNQDTRRLQKVSDDVREEHLVFAPRELRLAFPESNNSSLKKIAKLEDPAEYTRLGLVPRRADLDMNQHVNNVTYIGWVLESMPQEVIDTHELQTITLDYRRECQQDDVVDSLTNVEHVKNAEANLDSRGANGSPAATENHDYRQFLHLLRISGDGSEINRGRTVWRKKPAR from the exons atgatgaaGCTTTCGTGTAATGCAGTGGACCAAATCCACGGCGGGGCCCAATGCCGCTTCCTGGGCCCACACAAGACCTACTGCGCCGCCCCTCGCCGGAAAGTTTCGATTTTGCCGTGGGGGAGTGGGAAGAAGAGGAGGGCGGAGATTGTGGCGGTGGTGTCGGACAGAGGAGCGGTGCCGGGCCGGGTCGAGCCCATGACGCTGGCGGATAGGTTGAGGCAGGGGAGCTTGGCGGAGGACGGCAAGTCGTATAGGGAGTGCTTTATTGTGAGGAGCTATGAGGTTGGGATGAACAAGACTGCTACTGTGGAGACCATTGCTAATCTGTTGCAG GAGGTTGGATGCAACCATGCTCAAGTTGTGGGATTTTCAACAGACGGATTTGCGACAACCACCACCATGAGGAAATTGCATCTAATATGGGTTACTGCTCGCATGCACATTGAAGTCTACAAGTATCCAGCTTG GAGTGATGTTGTTGAAATAGAAACGTGGTGCCAAGGGGAGGGGAGAATTGGAACTAGACGTGATTGGATTCTCAAGGACTATGCCACCGGACAAGTCATTGGAAGAGCAACAAG CAAGTGGGTGATGATGAACCAAGACACCAGGAGGCTTCAGAAAGTCAGTGATGATGTTCGGGAAGAGCATCTAGTTTTTGCTCCACGAGAGCTAAG ATTAGCATTCCCAGAGTCAAACAATAGTAGCTTGAAGAAAATTGCTAAACTGGAAGATCCTGCTGAATATACGAGACTAGGCCTTGTG CCAAGGAGGGCGGACCTGGACATGAACCAGCATGTTAATAATGTCACCTACATTGGTTGGGTTCTAGAG AGCATGCCTCAAGAAGTCATTGATACCCATGAACTTCAGACCATCACCTTAGATTACAGGCGGGAGTGTCAACAAGATGATGTAGTTGATTCCCTTACAAATGTGGAACACGTAAAGAACGCTGAAGCAAATTTGGATTCTAGAGGAGCAAATGGATCTCCTGCTGCAACAGAAAATCATGACTACCGTCAATTCTTGCATCTACTGAGAATATCAGGTGATGGATCAGAAATAAACAGAGGACGTACAGTGTGGAGAAAGAAACCTGCAAGATGA